One part of the Candidatus Kouleothrix ribensis genome encodes these proteins:
- the rny gene encoding ribonuclease Y encodes MVEWLLSAVLLVVGLAVGYGISFFVFTTNSKNRIQQTETEARLQLESARSEQKEIILNAKDEALRLRNEAESQIREMRATTAKQEERLQRKEENLDRKLEGLERRERQVQTRERQTEQIQREAEQLRAQQQTELERISALSPDEARAIILKRVEEEARDESARRIREIEKAARDDADKVARKVIGLAIQRCASDYVAEVTVSTVALPSEELKGRIIGREGRNIRAFEQITGVDIIVDDTPEAVTLSCHDPVRREVARVSLIKLLKDGRIHPTRIEEVVGKTQQEIEQIMREEGERVAYEANVQGLHPDLIKLLGRLKYRTSYGQNVLQHSLECALLAAHMAAELGANISVAKTAALLHDIGKAVDHEVQGPHALIGADIARRLGRSPAIVHAIAAHHNDEEPQTVEAFLVQAVDAISGGRPGARRETLDLYIKRLEALETVATSFTGVQRAFAIQAGREVRVMVQPDSIDDLGSIHLARDVAKKIEESLQYPGQIKVTVIRETRAVDYAR; translated from the coding sequence ATAGTGGAATGGCTGTTATCAGCTGTGCTGCTAGTCGTCGGCCTGGCCGTCGGCTATGGCATCAGCTTTTTTGTCTTCACCACGAACTCAAAGAATCGCATCCAGCAGACTGAGACCGAGGCTCGGCTACAGCTCGAGTCCGCCCGCTCCGAGCAGAAAGAGATCATACTCAATGCGAAGGACGAGGCGCTACGGCTGCGCAACGAGGCAGAGTCGCAGATCCGCGAGATGCGCGCGACAACCGCTAAACAAGAAGAGCGGCTGCAACGCAAAGAAGAGAACCTCGACCGCAAGCTAGAAGGCTTGGAGCGGCGCGAGCGCCAGGTACAAACGCGCGAACGCCAGACTGAGCAGATCCAGCGTGAGGCCGAGCAGCTTCGCGCACAGCAGCAGACCGAGCTTGAACGAATCTCGGCGCTCAGCCCCGACGAAGCCCGCGCGATCATTTTGAAACGCGTCGAAGAGGAAGCGCGCGACGAGTCGGCCCGGCGGATTCGCGAGATCGAAAAAGCCGCGCGCGACGACGCCGACAAGGTTGCGCGCAAGGTGATCGGGCTGGCGATCCAGCGCTGCGCCTCCGACTACGTCGCCGAGGTGACCGTCTCGACAGTGGCGCTACCAAGCGAAGAGCTTAAGGGGCGCATTATCGGGCGCGAGGGCCGCAATATCCGCGCCTTCGAGCAGATCACCGGTGTCGATATTATCGTCGACGATACACCCGAGGCCGTGACCCTGTCGTGCCACGACCCGGTTCGGCGCGAGGTCGCGCGCGTGTCGTTGATCAAACTGCTCAAAGATGGTCGCATCCATCCTACCCGCATCGAAGAAGTTGTCGGGAAAACCCAGCAAGAGATCGAGCAGATCATGCGCGAAGAGGGCGAGCGCGTGGCCTACGAGGCCAATGTGCAAGGCCTCCACCCCGACTTGATCAAACTGCTCGGCCGGCTCAAGTATCGCACTAGCTACGGGCAGAATGTGCTCCAACACTCGCTCGAGTGCGCGCTGCTGGCGGCACATATGGCGGCCGAGCTGGGCGCGAATATTAGCGTCGCCAAGACTGCGGCCCTACTCCACGATATTGGAAAAGCCGTCGACCACGAAGTTCAAGGGCCGCACGCGCTGATCGGTGCGGATATCGCCCGGCGGCTCGGCCGATCGCCCGCGATCGTCCACGCCATCGCGGCACACCATAACGACGAAGAGCCCCAGACCGTTGAGGCTTTTCTAGTCCAGGCCGTCGATGCGATCTCGGGTGGGCGCCCTGGCGCGCGCCGTGAGACGCTCGACTTGTATATCAAGCGGCTGGAGGCACTGGAAACGGTCGCAACATCGTTCACCGGCGTCCAACGGGCCTTCGCAATTCAGGCCGGCCGCGAAGTTCGCGTGATGGTCCAACCAGACTCAATCGATGATCTGGGCAGCATTCACCTCGCTCGCGATGTCGCGAAAAAAATCGAGGAGAGCTTGCAGTATCCGGGGCAGATCAAAGTGACGGTCATTCGCGAGACTCGCGCCGTCGATTATGCCCGGTAG
- the hypE gene encoding hydrogenase expression/formation protein HypE: MSDRPNFEGWACPLPLRDHPTIVIGHGGGGKLSAELIEHLFLPAFANDIGAQLGDSAVVELNGARLAYSTDSFVVRPLFFPGGNIGELAVNGTVNDIAMSGAQPLFLSAGFILEEGMPIAQLATIAQSMGAAARAAGVALVTGDTKVVDRGHGDGVYINTSGFGLVPAGVQIGPGRARPGDAVIVSGAIGLHGIAILSVREGLEFGAPVESDTAALNGLVAEMLATTTDIHVLRDPTRGGMASTLNEIAAASGVGIVIEERALPVPGAVRAACELLGMDPLYIANEGKLVAIAPAGQAERLLARMHSHPLGREATLIGHVTAEHPGVVVARTGIGGMRVVDMMVGEQLPRIC, translated from the coding sequence ATGAGCGACAGGCCAAACTTCGAGGGCTGGGCCTGCCCGCTGCCGCTGCGCGACCACCCGACGATCGTGATCGGCCACGGCGGCGGCGGCAAGCTCTCGGCCGAGCTGATCGAGCACCTGTTCTTGCCGGCCTTCGCGAACGACATCGGCGCCCAGCTGGGCGACTCGGCGGTGGTCGAGCTGAACGGCGCGCGGCTGGCCTACTCGACCGACTCGTTCGTGGTGCGGCCGCTGTTCTTCCCCGGCGGCAACATCGGCGAGCTGGCGGTAAACGGCACGGTCAACGACATCGCCATGAGCGGCGCGCAGCCGCTGTTCCTCAGCGCCGGGTTCATCCTCGAAGAAGGCATGCCGATCGCGCAGCTGGCCACGATCGCGCAGTCGATGGGCGCGGCGGCGCGCGCAGCCGGCGTGGCGCTGGTAACCGGCGACACCAAGGTGGTCGATCGCGGCCACGGCGATGGCGTGTACATCAACACCAGCGGCTTCGGCCTGGTGCCGGCCGGCGTGCAGATCGGGCCAGGCCGCGCGCGCCCCGGCGACGCGGTGATCGTCAGCGGCGCGATCGGCCTGCACGGCATCGCGATCCTGAGCGTGCGCGAGGGCCTCGAGTTCGGCGCGCCGGTTGAATCCGACACGGCCGCGCTGAACGGGCTGGTGGCCGAGATGCTGGCTACAACCACCGACATTCACGTGCTGCGCGACCCAACCCGCGGCGGCATGGCCTCGACGCTGAACGAGATCGCTGCCGCCTCGGGCGTGGGCATCGTGATCGAGGAGCGCGCGCTGCCGGTGCCTGGCGCGGTGCGCGCGGCCTGCGAACTGCTGGGCATGGACCCGCTGTACATTGCGAATGAGGGCAAGCTGGTGGCGATTGCACCGGCCGGGCAGGCCGAGCGGCTGCTCGCGCGCATGCACAGCCACCCGCTCGGGCGCGAGGCCACGCTGATCGGGCACGTCACCGCCGAGCACCCTGGCGTGGTGGTCGCGCGCACCGGCATCGGCGGCATGCGCGTGGTCGATATGATGGTCGGCGAGCAGCTGCCGCGGATCTGCTAA
- the hypA gene encoding hydrogenase maturation nickel metallochaperone HypA — protein MHELSIAHSLVELASDAATRAGVAQVRVLHLRLGALAGVVREALEFSFTLAAEGTPLAGTQLAIEEVPVRIYCACCQAQAELPDIQRFRCPQCGTPSSQIVQGRELELVALEYEE, from the coding sequence ATGCACGAGCTCTCGATCGCCCATAGCCTGGTCGAGCTGGCCAGCGACGCGGCTACGCGCGCGGGCGTAGCCCAGGTGCGTGTGCTGCATCTGCGGCTGGGTGCGCTGGCCGGTGTTGTGCGCGAGGCGCTCGAGTTCAGCTTCACGCTGGCCGCCGAGGGCACACCGCTCGCCGGCACGCAGCTGGCGATCGAGGAAGTGCCGGTGCGGATCTATTGCGCGTGCTGCCAGGCGCAGGCCGAGCTGCCCGACATCCAGCGCTTTCGCTGCCCGCAGTGCGGCACGCCCAGCAGCCAGATCGTGCAGGGCCGCGAGCTTGAGCTGGTGGCGCTTGAGTACGAGGAATAG
- a CDS encoding HypC/HybG/HupF family hydrogenase formation chaperone, producing MCLGIPGQVKQIYELNGARMGKVDFNGIEKEVCLAYLPELAVGDYTIVHVGFAITRLDEQSARETLELFHSLGILDEELNAGAPEAA from the coding sequence ATGTGTCTCGGCATCCCCGGCCAGGTCAAGCAGATCTACGAGCTGAACGGCGCGCGTATGGGCAAGGTCGACTTCAACGGAATCGAGAAGGAGGTCTGCCTAGCCTACCTGCCCGAGCTGGCCGTCGGCGACTATACGATCGTGCATGTTGGCTTCGCGATCACCCGGCTCGACGAGCAATCGGCGCGCGAGACGCTCGAGCTATTTCATAGCCTGGGCATACTCGACGAAGAGCTCAACGCCGGCGCACCGGAGGCCGCATGA
- a CDS encoding stage V sporulation protein S codes for MTTNTSQAAPIARAVGESAAPAAERHTAEVLKVSTRSRPSAVAGAIAGVIRDSGMAEVQSIGAGATNQAIKAVAIARSYLSEEGVDIVCTPSFIDVSIDEEERTAIRLLVERRT; via the coding sequence ATGACCACCAACACATCTCAGGCCGCGCCAATCGCACGTGCAGTTGGCGAAAGCGCTGCGCCTGCAGCCGAGCGCCACACCGCTGAAGTCCTGAAGGTCTCCACCCGCTCGCGGCCCAGCGCGGTCGCCGGCGCAATTGCCGGCGTGATCCGCGATAGCGGCATGGCCGAGGTTCAGTCGATCGGCGCGGGGGCTACCAACCAGGCGATCAAGGCTGTGGCTATCGCGCGCAGCTACCTGAGCGAAGAGGGTGTTGATATTGTGTGTACCCCCTCATTTATCGATGTGTCGATCGACGAGGAAGAGCGCACTGCCATCCGCTTGCTGGTCGAGCGCCGCACGTAG
- the hypB gene encoding hydrogenase nickel incorporation protein HypB: MPTPRLLDIRQSVLSKNDRLAAELRGRFEQAGLFVVNLMSSPGAGKTRLLEETLRRMAPRYRVAALVGDLATDNDAQRLARSGAPVRQIETGDLCHLEAQLVEQHLQGWNLAALDFLFIENVGNLVCPTSYDLGEAARVVLLAVTEGEDKPLKYPSTFAAADCAMLTKADLAEAVEFDRATAEANLALVHPGIALLYTSAKTGAGLAAWITWLEQRRSGGLIAG; this comes from the coding sequence ATGCCAACCCCTCGCTTGCTCGACATACGCCAGAGCGTGCTCAGCAAGAACGACCGGCTCGCGGCCGAGTTGCGTGGGCGCTTCGAGCAAGCCGGCCTGTTCGTGGTCAACCTGATGTCGAGCCCCGGCGCGGGCAAGACGCGCCTGCTCGAAGAGACGCTGCGCCGCATGGCACCGCGCTACCGCGTGGCCGCGCTGGTAGGCGACCTGGCCACCGACAACGACGCGCAGCGGCTGGCGCGCAGCGGCGCACCGGTGCGGCAGATCGAGACCGGCGACCTGTGCCACCTCGAGGCGCAGCTGGTCGAGCAGCACCTGCAGGGCTGGAACCTGGCCGCGCTCGACTTCCTGTTCATCGAAAATGTCGGCAACCTGGTCTGCCCAACCAGCTACGACCTGGGCGAGGCCGCGCGCGTGGTGCTGCTGGCGGTGACCGAGGGCGAAGACAAACCACTCAAATACCCCAGCACCTTCGCCGCAGCCGACTGCGCCATGCTGACCAAGGCCGACCTAGCCGAGGCAGTCGAGTTCGACCGCGCGACCGCCGAGGCCAACCTGGCGCTGGTACACCCCGGCATCGCGCTGCTATACACCTCGGCAAAAACCGGCGCAGGGCTGGCGGCCTGGATCACCTGGTTGGAGCAGCGCCGCAGCGGCGGCCTTATAGCTGGGTGA
- the hypD gene encoding hydrogenase formation protein HypD has product MKYLDEYRDPALARRLFDEISRITTRPWAIMEVCGGQTHSIIRNGIDQLLPREIELIHGPGCPVCVTPLAIIDKALAIAATPGVIFCSFGDMLRVPGSSKDLFRIKSEGGDVRIVYSPLDAVKLAQQNPGREVVFFGVGFETTAPANAMALFQARNLGLTNFSMLASHVLVPPAISALMESPSNRVQAFLAAGHVCSVMGTWQYGPLVERYRVPIVVTGFEPLDVLEGIRRAVAQLEAGRAELENAYTRAVQPAGNLAAQRMLADVFELTDRAWRGIGTIAQSGWRLSAAYRDFDAELRFNVRNIDTAESPLCHSGEVLQGLIKPNQCPAFGKQCTPRNPLGATMVSSEGACAAYYQYGRFIRTEAIEVAP; this is encoded by the coding sequence ATGAAATATCTCGATGAATACCGCGACCCTGCGCTGGCCCGCCGGCTGTTCGACGAGATCAGCCGCATCACCACGCGGCCCTGGGCGATCATGGAGGTGTGCGGCGGCCAGACCCACTCGATCATCAGGAATGGCATCGACCAGCTGCTGCCGCGCGAGATCGAGCTGATCCACGGCCCCGGCTGCCCGGTGTGCGTCACACCGCTGGCGATCATCGACAAGGCCCTGGCGATTGCCGCCACCCCCGGCGTGATCTTCTGCTCGTTCGGCGATATGCTGCGCGTGCCCGGCAGCAGCAAAGACCTGTTCCGGATCAAGAGCGAGGGCGGCGATGTGCGGATCGTCTACTCGCCGCTCGACGCCGTCAAGCTGGCCCAGCAGAATCCCGGCCGCGAGGTGGTGTTCTTCGGCGTCGGCTTCGAGACGACCGCGCCGGCGAATGCGATGGCGCTGTTCCAGGCCCGCAACCTGGGGCTTACGAACTTCTCGATGCTGGCCTCGCACGTGCTGGTGCCGCCAGCGATCAGCGCGCTGATGGAGTCGCCCAGCAACCGCGTGCAGGCGTTTCTGGCGGCCGGGCATGTGTGCAGCGTGATGGGCACCTGGCAGTACGGCCCGCTGGTCGAACGCTACCGCGTGCCGATCGTCGTCACCGGCTTCGAGCCGCTCGACGTGCTGGAGGGTATTCGCCGCGCGGTGGCGCAGCTCGAGGCCGGCCGCGCCGAGCTCGAAAACGCCTACACCCGCGCGGTGCAGCCCGCAGGCAACCTGGCCGCCCAGCGCATGCTCGCCGACGTGTTCGAGCTGACCGACCGGGCCTGGCGTGGGATCGGCACGATCGCGCAAAGCGGCTGGCGCCTGAGCGCAGCCTACCGCGACTTCGACGCCGAGCTGCGCTTCAATGTGCGCAACATCGACACGGCCGAGTCGCCGCTGTGCCATAGCGGCGAGGTGCTGCAAGGCCTGATCAAGCCGAACCAATGCCCGGCCTTCGGCAAGCAGTGTACGCCGCGCAACCCGCTCGGCGCGACGATGGTATCGAGCGAGGGCGCCTGCGCGGCCTACTACCAGTATGGCCGCTTCATCCGTACCGAGGCGATCGAGGTGGCGCCATGA
- the murJ gene encoding murein biosynthesis integral membrane protein MurJ produces the protein MSQPAPQSPTHPAASLARRIAIAAALIALGNIASRFLGLAREAVIAGTFSRGSDVDVFTAASTIPTTLYDLLINGAISAALVPVFSEYAEGDEREFWHVASIVINLALLVVAAVTALLIWQAPLAVTVLAGGFQANIREQATTMVRWLLPAVVFMGLSGLITAILYARQRFLLPAFTTSAYNAGIIAGALLLTPVLGPFSLVVGVLIGALLQVALQLPGLRGMAYRPVIDLRHPGVQRILKLYAPVAMGIGFSIAGIVLDRNLASRLPASALSTMRYATTLIQFPLGLVAAAVSFAVLPTLARQASAGHDDAFQRTLAMGIKVVLLLIVPATAGLAALARPAVATLFEHGNFGARDTAAVAQALLLYLPGLPAAALDQMLLFAFYAHKRTLAPNLVQGAAVLIYAASALTLLARGMGVGALIVGNSAQWIGHLLILMVLARGLVRVRGARLIEALLKALLASMVMAAVVWWAAGALEARVGQAAQLVLAGALGLVAYVGLCALLRVEALDFFIAAVARRLQRARH, from the coding sequence ATGAGCCAACCCGCACCGCAATCACCCACGCATCCGGCCGCGAGCCTCGCGCGCCGGATTGCTATTGCCGCCGCACTGATCGCGCTTGGCAACATCGCCAGCCGCTTTCTGGGGCTGGCGCGCGAGGCGGTGATCGCCGGTACCTTCAGCCGCGGCTCCGATGTCGATGTGTTTACCGCAGCATCGACCATCCCGACCACGCTGTACGACCTGCTGATCAACGGCGCGATCAGCGCCGCGCTGGTGCCGGTGTTCAGCGAGTATGCCGAGGGCGACGAGCGCGAATTCTGGCATGTCGCCTCGATCGTGATCAACCTGGCGCTGCTGGTGGTGGCTGCTGTCACGGCGCTGCTGATCTGGCAGGCGCCCCTGGCAGTCACCGTGCTGGCGGGTGGCTTCCAAGCCAACATCCGCGAGCAGGCCACAACCATGGTGCGCTGGCTGTTGCCGGCGGTGGTGTTCATGGGCCTGTCGGGCCTGATCACCGCGATCTTGTATGCGCGCCAGCGCTTTCTGCTGCCGGCCTTCACCACCAGCGCATACAACGCCGGGATCATCGCCGGTGCGCTGCTGCTGACGCCAGTGCTCGGCCCGTTCAGCCTGGTGGTGGGTGTGCTGATCGGCGCGCTGCTGCAGGTGGCGCTCCAGCTGCCGGGCCTGCGCGGCATGGCCTACCGCCCGGTGATCGACCTGCGCCACCCCGGTGTGCAGCGCATTCTAAAGCTGTATGCGCCGGTGGCGATGGGTATCGGCTTCTCGATCGCCGGGATCGTGCTCGACCGCAACCTGGCGTCGCGCCTGCCGGCCAGCGCGCTCTCGACCATGCGCTATGCCACCACGCTGATCCAGTTTCCGCTCGGCCTGGTAGCTGCGGCGGTGTCGTTTGCGGTGCTGCCGACGCTAGCGCGGCAGGCCAGCGCCGGCCACGACGATGCGTTTCAGCGCACGCTGGCCATGGGCATCAAGGTGGTGCTGCTGCTGATCGTGCCGGCCACGGCCGGGCTGGCGGCATTGGCCCGGCCGGCGGTGGCCACGCTGTTCGAGCACGGCAACTTCGGCGCACGCGATACGGCGGCGGTGGCGCAGGCGCTGCTGCTGTATCTGCCAGGCCTACCAGCCGCCGCGCTCGACCAGATGCTGCTGTTCGCGTTCTACGCACACAAGCGCACGCTGGCGCCAAACCTGGTGCAGGGCGCGGCGGTGCTGATCTATGCCGCGAGCGCGCTGACGCTACTGGCGCGCGGCATGGGTGTTGGCGCGCTGATCGTGGGCAACTCAGCGCAGTGGATCGGCCACCTGCTGATTTTGATGGTGCTGGCGCGTGGGCTGGTGCGCGTGCGCGGCGCCCGCCTGATCGAGGCGCTGCTGAAAGCGCTGCTGGCCAGTATGGTGATGGCGGCCGTGGTGTGGTGGGCCGCCGGTGCGCTTGAGGCGCGGGTGGGCCAGGCCGCGCAGCTGGTGTTGGCCGGCGCGCTTGGCCTGGTGGCCTACGTCGGGCTGTGCGCGTTGCTGCGGGTCGAGGCGCTCGATTTCTTCATTGCGGCGGTGGCGCGGCGGCTGCAGCGTGCCAGGCATTAA
- a CDS encoding endonuclease/exonuclease/phosphatase family protein, with the protein MATVLLATRRLIVGATFCYSIGILGLAAIWSIDPLAAWWVELSNLLAPLLFVPLLLLLPLALALRSGPMRVAVAAVLLAFVALFGARFVPPVAAAPQGTPLRVITFNQLFANQQVDTLVAAIRAQHADLVAIQELSIPVAAALARDLAAEYPYQYLRPFDNQQGLGLISRYPFASAGETQNNLRGQQVTLAINGQTLTLMNMHLGAPIINVRHIAGIPIATGYDTSSPTRQVGRLAELIDQTSGPLVVLGDFNTGDREPRYAELARRMQDAFRATNWGFGFTFPDHKRFGPLVVPWPLLRIDYVWSKGAVQAQAARVECNNTGADHCLMVADLRLAAAQP; encoded by the coding sequence ATGGCGACTGTGCTCCTGGCCACGCGCCGCCTGATCGTCGGCGCGACATTCTGCTACAGCATCGGCATCCTGGGCCTGGCGGCAATCTGGTCGATCGACCCGCTGGCTGCCTGGTGGGTCGAGCTCAGTAACCTGCTCGCGCCGCTGCTGTTCGTGCCACTGCTGCTGCTGCTGCCGCTGGCGCTGGCGCTGCGCTCGGGGCCAATGCGCGTGGCCGTGGCCGCTGTGCTGCTGGCCTTCGTGGCTCTGTTCGGCGCGCGCTTCGTGCCGCCGGTGGCCGCCGCTCCACAAGGCACACCACTGCGCGTCATCACCTTCAACCAGCTCTTCGCCAACCAGCAGGTCGATACGCTGGTCGCGGCCATCCGCGCCCAGCATGCCGATCTGGTCGCGATCCAGGAGCTGTCGATCCCGGTCGCGGCGGCGTTAGCGCGCGATCTTGCCGCCGAGTACCCCTACCAGTACTTGCGCCCGTTCGATAACCAGCAGGGCCTGGGACTGATCAGCCGCTACCCGTTCGCCAGCGCCGGCGAGACCCAGAATAACCTGCGCGGCCAGCAGGTGACGCTCGCGATCAACGGGCAGACGCTCACGCTTATGAATATGCACCTGGGCGCGCCAATCATCAATGTGCGCCATATCGCAGGCATACCGATCGCCACCGGCTACGACACCAGCTCGCCTACCCGCCAGGTCGGTCGCCTGGCTGAGCTGATCGACCAGACTAGCGGCCCGCTGGTGGTGCTGGGCGATTTCAACACCGGCGACCGCGAGCCACGCTACGCCGAGCTGGCCCGGCGCATGCAAGATGCCTTTCGCGCGACGAACTGGGGCTTCGGGTTCACCTTCCCCGACCATAAGCGCTTTGGCCCGCTGGTGGTGCCCTGGCCGCTACTACGGATCGACTATGTCTGGAGCAAAGGCGCCGTTCAAGCCCAGGCGGCCCGCGTCGAGTGCAACAACACCGGCGCCGACCACTGCTTGATGGTCGCGGATCTGCGGCTTGCGGCCGCGCAGCCCTGA
- a CDS encoding valine--tRNA ligase: MAMTPRYAAAEAERRWQTTWAEQRIYQFDAHDPRPLFAIDTPPPTVSGELHIGHVYSYVQAEAMARFWRMQGYNVYYPFGFDDNGLPTERYVEQKHGIRARDLRRDQFIGICLETSRAVEDRFEGFWKRLGFSVDWRLRYSTIDPQARAISQWSFIDLYRKGLVYRAQAPNPWCVECQTAIAQAEIDDAERDTIFYTLAFGLAAGGPEQPRADQPGAQLLIATTRPELLPACVAVFVHPSDPRYTGLIGQAAIVPLIGRPVPILADQAVDPQKGTGAVMCCTFGDTTDVDWWKTHQLPLIALVNRQGRLSADGGPYAGLTLAQARKQIVADLREHALLLAEQPSRQSVRIHDRCKTPLEILETSQWFIRVLDAKDALIAAGRQIAWHPAYMQTRYEHWVANLGWDWCISRQRFYGVPFPAWHCPGCGATILADETQLPVDPAAATPPRACACGSTSLLPDTDVMDTWATSSVSPQIAALRWDEIAGTAARDPIGARARTTALRPMQLRPQAHDIIRTWAFYTIVKSHYHFGAPPWEALMISGHGLDPSGHSIHKSLGNSPITPDALIARHGADAVRYWACSGSVGADQAIDEATMKQGTRLITKLWNAARLIELQLAGDRPQREHADLPATISDLQWPDRALLSWLQRLITHATERFRSYEYAAALEASERFFWGTFCDNYLEWVKGRLYDGSSSERQAAQRTLAHTLRDILKLLAPIMPHISEEIYQHLYGQASGGASIHISAWPQPDTALIDEAAERAGAALLAITSAVRRFKSSHQLGLGAPLARLAVAAGDAELRAMLEQCAADIRSVTRAQVLAFGAEPAGEAAAPGLWVAIEQ; this comes from the coding sequence ATGGCCATGACCCCACGCTACGCCGCTGCCGAGGCCGAGCGCCGCTGGCAGACCACCTGGGCCGAGCAGCGCATCTACCAGTTCGATGCGCACGACCCGCGCCCGCTCTTCGCGATCGACACGCCGCCACCTACCGTCTCGGGCGAGCTACATATCGGCCACGTCTACTCCTATGTTCAGGCCGAGGCGATGGCGCGCTTCTGGCGCATGCAGGGTTACAATGTCTACTACCCGTTCGGCTTCGACGATAACGGCCTGCCGACTGAGCGTTATGTCGAGCAGAAGCATGGCATCCGCGCCCGCGACCTGCGCCGCGACCAGTTCATTGGCATCTGCCTGGAGACCTCGCGCGCGGTCGAAGATCGCTTCGAGGGCTTCTGGAAGCGGCTGGGCTTCAGCGTCGACTGGCGGCTGCGCTACTCGACCATCGATCCGCAGGCGCGTGCGATCTCGCAGTGGTCGTTCATCGACCTCTATCGCAAGGGGTTGGTCTACCGTGCCCAGGCGCCCAACCCCTGGTGCGTCGAGTGCCAGACGGCCATCGCCCAGGCCGAGATCGACGACGCCGAGCGTGACACGATCTTCTACACACTGGCCTTCGGGCTGGCCGCAGGCGGCCCCGAGCAGCCCCGCGCCGATCAGCCTGGCGCCCAGCTCCTGATCGCCACCACCCGCCCCGAGCTGCTGCCGGCCTGCGTGGCGGTGTTCGTGCATCCGAGCGATCCGCGCTACACCGGGTTGATCGGGCAGGCCGCGATCGTCCCACTGATCGGGCGGCCCGTGCCCATCCTGGCCGACCAGGCCGTCGACCCACAAAAGGGCACCGGCGCGGTGATGTGCTGTACCTTCGGCGACACAACCGACGTGGATTGGTGGAAAACCCACCAGCTGCCGCTTATTGCACTGGTGAATCGCCAGGGCCGGCTGAGCGCCGACGGCGGCCCATATGCGGGGCTGACGCTGGCCCAGGCGCGCAAGCAGATCGTCGCCGACCTGCGCGAGCACGCGCTGCTGCTTGCCGAGCAGCCCAGCCGCCAATCGGTGCGCATCCACGACCGCTGCAAGACGCCGCTCGAGATCCTCGAGACCAGCCAGTGGTTCATTCGCGTGCTCGACGCCAAAGACGCGCTGATCGCAGCCGGCCGCCAGATCGCCTGGCACCCGGCCTATATGCAAACCCGCTACGAGCACTGGGTCGCCAACCTTGGCTGGGATTGGTGCATCTCGCGCCAGCGCTTCTACGGCGTGCCATTCCCGGCCTGGCACTGCCCCGGCTGTGGCGCAACCATCCTGGCCGACGAAACGCAGCTGCCGGTCGACCCGGCCGCCGCCACGCCGCCGCGCGCCTGCGCCTGCGGTAGCACCAGCCTGCTGCCCGACACCGACGTGATGGACACATGGGCCACCTCGTCGGTCAGCCCGCAGATCGCCGCACTGCGCTGGGACGAGATCGCCGGCACTGCGGCGCGCGACCCGATCGGCGCACGTGCGCGCACCACTGCCCTGCGGCCCATGCAGCTGCGCCCACAGGCCCACGACATCATCCGCACCTGGGCGTTCTATACGATCGTCAAGTCGCACTATCACTTCGGCGCCCCCCCGTGGGAGGCACTGATGATCTCGGGCCACGGGCTTGACCCATCCGGCCATAGCATCCACAAATCGCTCGGCAACTCGCCGATCACGCCCGACGCGCTGATCGCACGCCACGGCGCCGACGCAGTGCGCTACTGGGCGTGTAGCGGTAGCGTCGGCGCCGACCAGGCGATCGACGAGGCGACTATGAAGCAGGGCACGCGGCTGATTACGAAGCTGTGGAATGCGGCGCGGCTGATCGAATTGCAGCTGGCAGGCGACAGACCGCAGCGTGAGCATGCCGATCTACCGGCTACGATCTCCGATCTGCAATGGCCCGATCGCGCGCTGCTGTCGTGGCTCCAGCGCCTGATCACGCACGCGACCGAGCGCTTCCGCAGCTACGAGTATGCCGCCGCGCTCGAGGCCAGCGAGCGCTTCTTCTGGGGCACGTTCTGCGACAACTATCTCGAATGGGTTAAGGGGCGGCTATACGACGGCAGCAGCAGCGAGCGACAGGCCGCACAGCGCACGCTCGCGCACACCCTGCGCGACATTCTGAAGCTGCTCGCGCCAATCATGCCGCATATCAGCGAGGAGATCTACCAGCATCTGTACGGGCAGGCCTCCGGCGGCGCGTCGATCCACATCAGCGCATGGCCGCAGCCCGACACAGCGCTGATCGACGAGGCCGCCGAGCGCGCCGGCGCCGCGCTGCTGGCGATCACCAGCGCGGTGCGCCGCTTCAAGAGCAGCCACCAGCTCGGGCTGGGCGCGCCGCTGGCGCGGCTGGCAGTGGCAGCCGGCGATGCCGAGCTACGCGCAATGCTTGAGCAGTGCGCCGCCGATATTCGCAGCGTCACACGCGCGCAGGTGCTCGCGTTTGGCGCCGAGCCTGCCGGCGAAGCAGCCGCACCAGGGCTATGGGTCGCGATCGAGCAGTAG